Genomic DNA from Dehalogenimonas lykanthroporepellens BL-DC-9:
GTACCCGGGAACTGTCCCTCCGGATTAAAAATATCATCGCCCCGGTGACCATCAGGCGAAACCGCATCGACCTGAAAAATGACCCGGAATATTCCAAGGAGATGATAGACCTGCCGGAAGTCCAGGACCCGCGGGAATGCTTCTTCGAACTGACACCGGAACAATCCGAATTTTACGACCGCATAATCGATGTTTATTTCGGTGAAAACGGCCGTTTCAGCGGCGCTATCTACCGGCCATACATCTATGAAGTTGGCCTGGATGCCGACCCGGACAAACTGGGGGAAGAAGGCAACCGGCAAGCCCAGGCCCAGACTAACCTGTATGATTTCATGCGCCGGTTACTGGTCAAACGCTTCGAAAGCTCTTTCGGCGCCTTCCGTGACAGTATTCGTAACTTTCACAGCGTCTCCACCAAAGCCCGGCAATTCATCCGGAATAACGGCAAGTTCATCCTTGACCGTAAACTGCTCAACCGTATCTATGACCTGGACGGCGACCTGGTGGCTGGAGCCCTGGCGGACTTCGAGGCCCAAATCGGCGAGGAAAAGATCAATCCCAAGCTGGATAAAATCTATACCATCGACGAATTCGTTGACCGCGAACGTTTTCTGGAAGACATCGACAACGACATCAGTCTTCTGGAACTTGTCCTGGATGAACTGGCTGAACTGAAACTGACCGAAAACGACCCCAAGATAGCCCGGCTGGCTGAAGACATTGCGTGTATCACCGCCATGAAAGACAACGCTAAAGAGCCGGTGCGCAAAGTGGTCATCTTTTCAGAATATATCGATACAGTGGCCTATGTGGAAAAGTACCTCCGCCCTATCTACGGCGACCGGCTGATTGCCGTCAAGGGGGACTACGGCCAAAGCAAAGCCACCGAAATCCTGGCCAACTTCGACACCACGTATTCCGGCAAACCGCGTGACGACATCCAGATACTGCTGACCACCGATAAAATGTCCGAAGGCTTCAACCTCAACCGCGCCGGTGCGGTCATCAACTACGATATCCCCTGGAACCCCACCCGGGTCATTCAGCGGGTAGGCAGAATCAACCGCATCAGCCGGAAGGTCTTCGACAAGCTCTATATCTATAATTTCTTCCCGACGGTTCAGGGAGCCACGGTAGTAAAAAGCCGTCTCATTGCCACCCAGAAGATGTTCCTGATTCACAACGCCCTGGGCGAAGACGCCAAGATCTTCGAGCCTGAAGAGGAACCCACCCCTTCAGAACTGTTCCACCGCATCCAGCTCAACCCCGAATCCAGCGAAAAGGAAAGCTTCAACACCACCGTCCGCCGTCTTTACAAAGATGTAGATGACGCTGTTAAAGCCAAGGTCAAAGACTTCCCCCTGCGCCTCAAGGTCACCAAACAAAATGACCAATTCAGTCAGACAGCCTTCTTCAGCCGTGGTAATGGCCTTTTCGTAAGGCAACTGGCTACCGGCGATGAAAAACCCCGGCAAATCTCTTTCCAGGAAGCCCTGCCCTTCGTAGAATGCGGGCCGGAAGAACCGGCATTGCCTGTTGTCACCTTCGACTGGGATACATATCGCGCCCTCAAGGAATACCGGGAGAAAACCACCGGCGGCGGCGCCATGAAGTCCTTCGAGCAGAAAGCTTTCAACAACCTGAAATCCATTCTGGCGGACAAGTCCGGGGACTATGATGGCCTGCTGACCTTCATCACCAACCTGGTGGAAGACATCGCCGATTACCGCACCCTGCCGGACTTCACCCTGCGGGAACTGGCTTCGCTGGATGTAACTTCAGCCTCCAAACGGAAGAAGACGATAGACAGGCTTTATGAACTGCGCTACAAACTGGGCGAGAAATACCTGGATGAAATCAAAAGACGCGCCAGCCTGACCGACAAGACGGTTATTGTGGCAGTACAGAACACACCGGAGAATATGGTACATGAGCAAGGAATCCCTGCAAAAGGTAATTGACAGTGGCGCCGCCGATGAGCCGCTGAATGATTTTTTCCATGAAGTCAGCGATGGCTATCGTGAAGTCGACGAACCGCTGGAAACCAGTCATGACCGGTTTATCAATGCTCGGCTATTGGGTGAAATCACCTTCAGCCCCGTAGATAAGCTGGCTATTGTCACCGCCGATGTAACTACCGACCTGACCGAACGCTCCG
This window encodes:
- a CDS encoding helicase domain protein (KEGG: deb:DehaBAV1_0183 helicase domain-containing protein~PFAM: helicase domain protein; SNF2-related protein~SMART: helicase domain protein; DEAD-like helicase), with product MSPNSRFITNDKTTKLIDRLNQLIKHSSELKFLVGFFYFSGLQEIYQALKANPDAVIKILVGLNVDKHNYGIIEYGDNRKLDGREHWKNFEYSLLNAFDNDEFDTPEFHEQVNFFIEAIINDRLRIRKTREPNHAKLYLFGIRPADQSLLKSTFITGSSNLTGAGLSQQNEFNVEIKDYGYDEAEGFFNELWDKAVKITEDDLNKTLLIKLITEKTQVAQVTPYEAYVFLLKMYLETQEQKTLDGYLLKLLENAGYKTYSYQTDAVAQALQIIENQQGVIISDVVGLGKSIIAGLTAVGLQSRRGLIICPPGLIGGYDKHGNYSGWAKYKKDFGLHSWEICSSGDLEKTFNLVQKHDDFDTVIIDEAHRFRNEDTQNYEHLANICRGRRVILLSATPFNNTPNDIFALLKLFVVPGKSTLSIDGNLTGEFRSFHAQFKKLSDIKKNHKSPSAQKRLKARALYEELFGAGDIDLARVDDRTRELSLRIKNIIAPVTIRRNRIDLKNDPEYSKEMIDLPEVQDPRECFFELTPEQSEFYDRIIDVYFGENGRFSGAIYRPYIYEVGLDADPDKLGEEGNRQAQAQTNLYDFMRRLLVKRFESSFGAFRDSIRNFHSVSTKARQFIRNNGKFILDRKLLNRIYDLDGDLVAGALADFEAQIGEEKINPKLDKIYTIDEFVDRERFLEDIDNDISLLELVLDELAELKLTENDPKIARLAEDIACITAMKDNAKEPVRKVVIFSEYIDTVAYVEKYLRPIYGDRLIAVKGDYGQSKATEILANFDTTYSGKPRDDIQILLTTDKMSEGFNLNRAGAVINYDIPWNPTRVIQRVGRINRISRKVFDKLYIYNFFPTVQGATVVKSRLIATQKMFLIHNALGEDAKIFEPEEEPTPSELFHRIQLNPESSEKESFNTTVRRLYKDVDDAVKAKVKDFPLRLKVTKQNDQFSQTAFFSRGNGLFVRQLATGDEKPRQISFQEALPFVECGPEEPALPVVTFDWDTYRALKEYREKTTGGGAMKSFEQKAFNNLKSILADKSGDYDGLLTFITNLVEDIADYRTLPDFTLRELASLDVTSASKRKKTIDRLYELRYKLGEKYLDEIKRRASLTDKTVIVAVQNTPENMVHEQGIPAKGN